The Eubacterium sp. MSJ-33 genomic sequence ACTGCTTGTGTCGATTGAGAACAAAGATCTGGTCACAAACTTCGCGGCAGTAGCAGCTACGTTTAACAATATCGGTCCGGGGCTTTCTCTGGTTGGACCGATGGCGAATTTCGGACATTTTACGGATTTTACGAAATATATTCTGATGTTCGATATGCTGGCTGGGCGACTTGAGATATTCCCAATGCTGCTGTTGTTCTGCCCGACGGTATGGAGGCGTCGAAGAGCATAGAAAAAGATTGTTTACAAAAAAGAGGAACCGGATGGGCCGGTTCCTCTTCGTGCGTTATAAGGCTATGGTTAATTACTGAAAGATTGATATAAGAATGGTATTCGTAACAGTAAACCTTATAACACACTTATTATACATGAAAAGTAAAGAAAAATATAGTGAAATTCAAAGATTTCTGTGTGAAAATAGCATTATATATGATATATTCATAATAAGTATGTGAGAAAATAAACGCAAAATCAGGAAAAGAACGGTAGGAGATATCGATGAATCAGGAATATCTGTTTAAGGAATTAAGAAAAGGTGCCACGGCGTCGCGGCAGATCGTTGTGACTGGATATTGCACGGCGGAGTTTATGGATGATAAAACGCTTTCAGCGTGTATTATAAGAAATGGAGCAAAGACGATACTGTCATGCGGATATGAAGTTGTACCGGCACCGTCGTTTCAGGGAAAACACGGCAATGAAAAAAAATATTCCCGTTTATTGACAGTCTGCATTACGGTATCGATGAAGATAGAGCCGAAGGATCAGTTTCAGCTTTTGGCACAGACGGAAGATGGAACACAAATTGTGATGTGTAGTAACAGGGGAGAAACTCTGATTAAAGAATTCCAGAAGATTTATTATTCGATTGATACGGTGAAAGAAGAAGCCGGATATTTTGTGATCCGGGGTTGGGCAATCGACAGTGAAGATGTTACGATTCGACTGCATGATAGAAAGACCGGGGAGATTTTGACGCTTCCCCCGAATATGCCGGAATGGTATATCCGCTCAGATGCCATGCGCCGGTTTACGGAGTGTAAGAAGATGGAGAAGATTGGATTTTCCATGAAGCTTCCGCTCGAGTGGAGTAAGCGGAGTTTGTCGATGGAATTTCAGGCGGGCAAATGTAATGCCAGAGAGAACGTACAGAAATCCGGGCAGGGATTTAGCGGCAGATGTCTGAATAATCTGTATGTGAATGTATTGCGTGTCTATAATAACACGAAGACATTGGGATTGCATAATACCTGTGTGAAGATTAAAAAACATTTACAGGTCGCAACGCCGTTCAGTCATAAAGACTATAACAAATGGGCACGCAAGAAACTGTTGACAGCCAAGCAGGTGGAACAGCAGAAAAAAGAAGAATTTGCATATAATCCAAAATTCAGTATTCTTGTTCCATTGTTTGAGAGTGATGAAAAATTCCTGAAAGAACTGATAGAATCAGTACAGGCGCAGACATATAGTAACTGGGAACTCTGTTTCTCGGATGGCAGCAAAGATTCTTCGCGTCTGGAAGTGTGGATGCAAGCATATCTAAAGTCAGATTCCCGTATAAAGTTTATTGCAAGACGGCAGGGACCGCTTGGAATCTCAGAGAATACGAATCAGGCGTATGAGCTTGCAACCGGAGATTATATTGTGCTTGGCGATCATGATGATCTGTTCACGGTGGACGCATTGTATGAGTGTGTGAAAACCCTGAATGAGAAAAAGGTTCAGGTCATCTATACAGATGAAGATAAAATTGACGAGACGGGAAAGACGTATTTTGCACCGAACTTTAAACCGGATTTTAATATTGACCTGCTTCGTTGCAACAATTATATCTGTCATATGTTTGTCGCTGAGAAAGAACTGGTAGAAAAGGTTGGATTGTTTGATCCGGCATTCAATGGCGCACAGGATTATGATTTTATCTTCCGCTGTGTGGAGCAGGCAGATGGAATCCATCATATTCCACGGGTGCTGTATCATTGGAGAGCGCATACGGTATCGACAGCAGAGATTCCTGAGTCAAAGATTTATGCTTTTGAAGCAGGGAAACGGGCAATCGCAGCACATCTGAAGCGTGTGGGATTGGATGGTGTTGTTGAGGATGGAGATAATCTGGGATTTTATCGTGTCAGCTATCCGGTGAAGGGAGAACCGCTTCTGTCTATCGTGATTCCGAACAAGGATCATATTGAGGATCTGAAGAAATGTATGAAGGCAATTGATGAGCGTTCAACATATCGGAACTTTGAATATATTATTGTGGAAAACAACAGTGAGAAGCAGGAGACATTTGCGTATTATAAGGAACTCGAAGCAAGAAAAAATGTGACCGTGCTGTACTGGCCGGATGAGTTTAATTATTCAAAGATCAATAATTTCGGTGTGGAGCATGCACATGGGGAATATATTCTGCTTTTGAATAATGATACCGAGATGATAAACGATGATTGTCTGGAGCAGATGCTTGGATATTGCCAGAGAGATGATGTGGGTATTGTCGGAGCGAGACTGTATTATGATGACAATACGATTCAGCATGCGGGTGTTGTTGTCGGATATGGTGGTGTCGCCGGACATGCATTTGTGACACTCAATGAAGATGAGGGACTGTATCAGTCGCGGACGAAGGTTGCCTGCGATTACAGTGCGGTGACAGCAGCATGTATGATGGTGAAAAAGAAAGTGTTTGAAGAGGTTGGAGGATTGGAACCGATGTTCCGTGTGGCATTCAATGATGTTGACTTCTGTATGAAAGTGCGGCAGACGGGTAAATTGATTGTCTATGTGCCACAGGCAATGTTGTATCATTATGAATCCAAATCACGGGGACTGGAAGATACGCCGGATAAACAGATCCGTTTTAACAATGAGGTGGAATTGTTTGTAAAACGCTGGCCGGAAATTCTGGCAAACGGAGATCCGTATTATAACGTAAATCTGGCTTTGGATGCAGCAGACTTTTCTATCCGTGTGTAGTGGATATTCAGATAACTTTAGATAGCGCGATGAAAGAATGAGAGGGTGTCCTGTGAAATTCCGAATATCAGATCTGAATGCAGATACAATTAAAAAAGGGTTTGCACATATTCGTTCGAATACGATTCCGGAAGCACTTTCCAAAGCCCGTTCCATGGTGACAGGACTGGATCTTGCATATGATCGTTTTTTTCGGGATACGTTAGAGGCAGATGAAGAGGAGTTGGCAGGACAGAGGCAGCAGACATTTGCGTACCAACCATGTATCAGTATCTTAGTTCCGGTGTATATGACACCGGAGCTTTCTTTGCGTGCTATGCTGGAGTCGGTGCTGCATCAGACATATGGAAACTGGGAACTGTGTCTGGTTGATGGAAGTCAGGCAAAGGGAGAAATGCCGGTTTTGGATGCACGAGTGTCAGAGAACGGTGAGCTCTCGGTGATGGATAAGGTGTACAGTCTGGAAACAGAGCGGATTATCCGGCAGTATATGGAGACAGAGCCTCGTATCCGTTATATCAAGATGGAAGAGAACATGGGCATATCCGGGAACAGCAATCGTGCATTGGCAGAAGCAACCGGAGAATATGTTGCGTTGCTCGACCACGATGATGTTCTGACAGAAGATGCATTATACCGGGTTGTAAGTACACTTCAGGAACAGCAATATGATGTGTTGTATTCGGATGAAGACCGGATGTCTGAAAATGGTGCACATTATTATGAACCGCGGTTTAAACCGGAGTTTGATATTGATCTGCTCCGTGAATATAATTATATCTCGCATTTATTTGTGGCAAAGCGATCTTTGATGCAGATGGATGGAGGATTTCATAGTGCGCTCGATGGTGCGCAGGGCTATGATATGATTCTGCGTTGCTGCGAGGGCAATCGTTCAATCTGTCATATTCCATATGTACTGTATCATAAGAGAATTCATGATGGAACTTCAGAGGAGCGGGAAATTAAGCACGCACAGGAAAATCAGGCGGGAAAAGAGGCACTTGAGGCACATATTGAACGGGAGCATCTGTTCGCACGGGTGATGCTGACGAAGCAACGCAGCGTGTATCAGGTAAAATACGATACGTTGGGGAATCCACTGGTGTCTATAGTTGTAACCGGACATACGGACCGTGCACTGATGAATCGGATGCTGGAGCCATTTTATGAGAAAACTCGATATAGTAATTTCGAAATCATTATTGTGGATCAGGATTCAGAGGATTCAGAACTGCAGAAATATTATCAGGAAATGCAGAACCGCAGGCGGAATATCTCTGTTGTGACGGCGCCGGCAGGGAAAAGTCAAACTGAATACCGGAATCTTGGAAGTATTCGAGCCAATGGGGCATATGTGTTGTTTCTGGATGCAAATCTGGAGATCGGAGACAGCGCAGCACTTGGCGAGATGCTTGGTATTGCGATGCGTGAAGATGTTGGCATCGTGACCGGAACACTCTATGATGACCGGGAGCGGTTGTATGCTGCCGGATTGGAGTTTTCAGGTGCGTATGAAACTGTGGTGCAGAGATGGCAGGCACAAACAGAGCGAATGGTAGATTTGGCAACGGAAAGACAGTTGTATCGTTATCCTTATCGTGGACTGACTGATTTTGAAACATGGAAGGACATGCGCAGAGTACAACGTGATGAAACCGGAGCCATGCGTTATTATGGCATGAACCGGGAATATGAAATTGTACCTGCATATTGTATGCTTGTGAAGAAACAGGCGTTTATGCAATTGGGTGGGTTTTCGGATAAGTTCCGGACAGAATTATCGGTGCTTGATTTCTGTCTGCGTGTGCGGGAGCATGGATATCGGATCGTAAATGCAGCACATGCAAAATGGCAGTTCCACGATCTTCCGGATGCAGTCCGGATGAAATGTGAAGCTGCCAATATAGATGCGCAGGTGGATTTTGCGGAACGTGATCTTTTTGAGATTCTTTGGTCACATGTATTGTCACTCCGTTAGATCGCCTTTTGTTAATGTTTTGAGTTGTTTGTCGCTGACATCTTCAAGCTCCACAATCCGGCTTGCCTGTCTTGCGATGGAACGTTCAAGATAATTGCGGACCTCTCTGGCGTTTGCAAAGTTCTCATCATGCGATTTTGCCCATATATTCAAAAGATCTTTCACATAAGCTTTTCCCTGGGAGTTTGGAATATAATCCTGTTTTTTGCACATGGACAGGAAGATTTCGAAGAGCTCGTCCCCACTGTAATCAGAGAAGTTAATATATTTGTTGAATCTGGAACGAAGTCCCGGGTTGGAATCTACGAATTCCTGCATGAGATCTGTGTATCCGGCAACAATGACAATCAAATTGTCACGGTTATCTTCCATCATTTTAAGTAAGGTGTCAACAGCTTCCTGTCCGAAATCTTTACCGTCTTTTCCGGCCGTAAGAGTATATGCTTCGTCAATAAAAAGAACACCACCCAGAGCACTTTCGACAACTTCCTTGGTTTTAATGGCAGTCTGACCGACATATCCTTCTACCAGATTCGACCGATCCACTTCGACCAGCTGTCCGCCCGGCAATACACCCAGACACTTATAAATCTTCGCAAGCAGACGGGCAACGGTTGTTTTTCCGGTTCCCGGATTCCCGGAAAATACCATATGTAATGACATCTCCGGCTGCTTCATGCCTCGTTTTTCGCGGAGCTTTTTTACTTTTAAAAGATTAATCAGTGATTTGATATCTTTCTTTACTTCGGCGAGTCCTGTGAGTTCGTTTAATTCATTCAACAGATCATCTAATTTGATATCTTCTTCCGGTACTTCCTGTTTATTCACGGCGCCCTTCATTGCGTTGATGGTAGCCTGGGCGGAGGATGTGTTTTTGCCGGATGTATTCGCTGCGGCAGGTTTATTTCCCGGGGTTACCGGATTGTGCTGTGCAGGATTATCTCCCGGTTCAAACAATTTCAACTTGCGAAGATATTCTTCGATCATACCTGTATAGGAAGTCAACGCGGAAATCTCTGTGTCGGTGGTGCGGCTGTTGCAGGAAATATATGCCTGTCCGAGTTCCACATATA encodes the following:
- a CDS encoding glycosyltransferase family 2 protein, with protein sequence MKFRISDLNADTIKKGFAHIRSNTIPEALSKARSMVTGLDLAYDRFFRDTLEADEEELAGQRQQTFAYQPCISILVPVYMTPELSLRAMLESVLHQTYGNWELCLVDGSQAKGEMPVLDARVSENGELSVMDKVYSLETERIIRQYMETEPRIRYIKMEENMGISGNSNRALAEATGEYVALLDHDDVLTEDALYRVVSTLQEQQYDVLYSDEDRMSENGAHYYEPRFKPEFDIDLLREYNYISHLFVAKRSLMQMDGGFHSALDGAQGYDMILRCCEGNRSICHIPYVLYHKRIHDGTSEEREIKHAQENQAGKEALEAHIEREHLFARVMLTKQRSVYQVKYDTLGNPLVSIVVTGHTDRALMNRMLEPFYEKTRYSNFEIIIVDQDSEDSELQKYYQEMQNRRRNISVVTAPAGKSQTEYRNLGSIRANGAYVLFLDANLEIGDSAALGEMLGIAMREDVGIVTGTLYDDRERLYAAGLEFSGAYETVVQRWQAQTERMVDLATERQLYRYPYRGLTDFETWKDMRRVQRDETGAMRYYGMNREYEIVPAYCMLVKKQAFMQLGGFSDKFRTELSVLDFCLRVREHGYRIVNAAHAKWQFHDLPDAVRMKCEAANIDAQVDFAERDLFEILWSHVLSLR
- a CDS encoding glycosyltransferase family 2 protein gives rise to the protein MNQEYLFKELRKGATASRQIVVTGYCTAEFMDDKTLSACIIRNGAKTILSCGYEVVPAPSFQGKHGNEKKYSRLLTVCITVSMKIEPKDQFQLLAQTEDGTQIVMCSNRGETLIKEFQKIYYSIDTVKEEAGYFVIRGWAIDSEDVTIRLHDRKTGEILTLPPNMPEWYIRSDAMRRFTECKKMEKIGFSMKLPLEWSKRSLSMEFQAGKCNARENVQKSGQGFSGRCLNNLYVNVLRVYNNTKTLGLHNTCVKIKKHLQVATPFSHKDYNKWARKKLLTAKQVEQQKKEEFAYNPKFSILVPLFESDEKFLKELIESVQAQTYSNWELCFSDGSKDSSRLEVWMQAYLKSDSRIKFIARRQGPLGISENTNQAYELATGDYIVLGDHDDLFTVDALYECVKTLNEKKVQVIYTDEDKIDETGKTYFAPNFKPDFNIDLLRCNNYICHMFVAEKELVEKVGLFDPAFNGAQDYDFIFRCVEQADGIHHIPRVLYHWRAHTVSTAEIPESKIYAFEAGKRAIAAHLKRVGLDGVVEDGDNLGFYRVSYPVKGEPLLSIVIPNKDHIEDLKKCMKAIDERSTYRNFEYIIVENNSEKQETFAYYKELEARKNVTVLYWPDEFNYSKINNFGVEHAHGEYILLLNNDTEMINDDCLEQMLGYCQRDDVGIVGARLYYDDNTIQHAGVVVGYGGVAGHAFVTLNEDEGLYQSRTKVACDYSAVTAACMMVKKKVFEEVGGLEPMFRVAFNDVDFCMKVRQTGKLIVYVPQAMLYHYESKSRGLEDTPDKQIRFNNEVELFVKRWPEILANGDPYYNVNLALDAADFSIRV
- a CDS encoding AAA family ATPase — its product is MINDLKKELTDCYMYGEIICQQGFGPKTDISMHDMIRFDLLQFLVYLTDSSDGSLYPETRFLHEYLGQYFTLESLLRFKQDRTATPEFPTTIPRSLTYFVEADQSGLSACTTKGFTKSRNLYNLYVELGQAYISCNSRTTDTEISALTSYTGMIEEYLRKLKLFEPGDNPAQHNPVTPGNKPAAANTSGKNTSSAQATINAMKGAVNKQEVPEEDIKLDDLLNELNELTGLAEVKKDIKSLINLLKVKKLREKRGMKQPEMSLHMVFSGNPGTGKTTVARLLAKIYKCLGVLPGGQLVEVDRSNLVEGYVGQTAIKTKEVVESALGGVLFIDEAYTLTAGKDGKDFGQEAVDTLLKMMEDNRDNLIVIVAGYTDLMQEFVDSNPGLRSRFNKYINFSDYSGDELFEIFLSMCKKQDYIPNSQGKAYVKDLLNIWAKSHDENFANAREVRNYLERSIARQASRIVELEDVSDKQLKTLTKGDLTE